The following nucleotide sequence is from Podospora bellae-mahoneyi strain CBS 112042 chromosome 1 map unlocalized CBS112042p_1, whole genome shotgun sequence.
AGACCGCTGTCATTCCAGTCATTGCCAAAGCcgacaccatcacaaccaagCACATGAATGTGCTTAAGAGGTCGGTCTGGGACAGTCTCAAGAAAGCCAATCTCGATCCCCTGGAGGCTCTGGGCTTGGAtgccgatgacgacgagTCAACTCCTGATTCGAGCAAGATTctcgaggaagacgaggatgaagaagagcatCCATCATCGAACAGCGAGGCTGAGGGAAGCACGGACGGCCAAAACCTACCTATTCAGGGACAGAGCCTGTCTCCCAACTCCAAGAGGCTATCCAATGGCTCCGTCCGCCGAAGCAAGACAGAAGACACCCTAAAGGACGACGAAgtgcccttcttccccatGTCGATAATCAGTCCTGACATCTACGAACCCGAAGTGGTCGGACGCCAGTTCCCATGGGGCTTTGCCGACCCATACAATGAGGAACACTGCGACTTTGTTCGTCTGAAGGAGGCTGTGTTCAGCGAGTGGCGCGGCGAACTTCGCGAGCTCAGCAGGGAACAATGGTACGAGGGCTGGAGAACTAGTAGGCTCAAACAACGAGACGGGGCGAAGCTTCGCAGATAGAGTTGACGTTGACCAGCCCTGGTTTCGGATCGACCACTCCGATTTTCCCGACGCCAGGGATGTCGATTTCTTCCCCTCTCACcggaccctaaccctttgGGTTCCGGTATGAGCACCACACGTTACAGAGTGGCTTTGCACGACATTGCGCGCTGTTACCAAAGAACTgcgccttttcctttccctcatCGCCAGGTAGCATCCCTCCTGTCTTCCCGTTCCTCGGGGTTGGATCATAGGTCCCTTTTCGGCTGTTTACGACTTCCATCTCTAACGATATTTCCAACGCGCACAGAATGCAGTATGTGGACCGTCAAGTATGAGTAGCCTCCGGATATGGGGTTCGTTGTTTGGCAATCGTTTCGGTGGCATGGTTTGCGGGCTCTGGGGACAGTTGGGCTTACCAGCTAGGGACCTTACCCTATCCtgccttctcttttcttttctttcctctttgTACACAAGGACTGTTTATCTTCACATGGCCGGACACAAAATACCCATTTTTTACTCTTCTGATAAAGACCCGATAGCTCGTATGGGCAGCCAAGAGGAGGCGCAAGTCGGAAGGAAAAGGCGAAAGGAGGCTTGGTTCAATTAGCTCTGATTTCCTGTTCATTTTCACTTGCCCCCTTCCTTGTGTTACTTGTCTTCTTCTGTCTACTGAGCTCTGGAATACCACTGTTTTTCTACTCATGATCGCCCCTGTGTCGTACTGTCTATGCTGTTTATGctgtctctctgtctctctctctctctctctccccctctgtgtgtgtgtgtgtgtgtgtgtgtgtgtgtgtgtgtgtgtgtgtgtgtgtgtgtgtgtgtgtgtgtgtgtgtgtgtgtgtgtgtgtgtgtgtgtgtgtgtgtgtgtgtgtgtgcgtgcgTATGTGGTGATTCAAGGGGTCCAAAAACTGCTTTCAACAATCAACGGAATATGGTGCACCTACTACCACCTCATCACGTTGATCAACTGTCCCCCCATGTGCTCTCGAGCTTTTATATGACGTTCAGGGGCTTTTGTTGGGGGTAGTGACAGTCGGTATAGTAAATAAATAACTGACACGAGGTTGAGAGGCAAAGATTAGGTGAGGGCCTGCACGGGAGGTGTTAGTTGGGTCCATCGAGCCCGAGTGTTCTGGGTGTTCGAAACTtgctttgtttttttttttttttttttcctttcttcaTGTGCTAGATTTAGAGAGGATAGAGTAAGCGCACAGCTTATTGGAAAATGTCGTGTTTTTTTTCGTGATGACATGGTGCTTCGTGGTAAGAAATGTGTAATACATCGGCAACAGACATTGCGTTCTTTTCTACCTACTCGCATCTCTCTATAGGGGCAGTGACATGAATAAAACCTTCACACACAAACATCACAGAAGTAGAATTCGGCATAATACAAGTCCGATTAAGATAGTCCCGGCTGGTATCAAGACGAACGAGAAATATCAACTACCAACAGGATTTACAAAGTTCCGCTCATAATGATCATCGAATACAAACATGATACACACTCCAGGATGTCGACGAAATCAACATCCCACTCTCCTGTTGCCTTCCCAAACTCCACCGAGCTATCCCTGACCCCATCCCTTCACCATTAAACCCCCATTTGTTAATGTTCCGTGTTCTCCAAAAACGACCATAACCCCCTTGCCAAGTATTTCCAGCCCAAAAAAATGCAACGCCAACTTGTCAGTGGTCACCCATCCCCAGAATGAAATATTCATCTGCCTGTTTGTTGCTATCCTCCCTTTTTTCGCCTTACTTCCTGCTGATTTCCCAAAAAGCCATGCATGCCTGAAAGAGATTCCAAATGTTGGAAGAAAATGCAAAGAAGCAACAAAACCACAAAACTGCAAAAGAACAACACAAAAAGCAACCCATCACTCCCCATGGACCCTACCCCATAATGAACCAAAGACCTGTTGACCATTGCTGAATATCGTGATAGAAGAATGACTCAGTATCCGAGTTTTCGGGTGGGCTTGGCaactttcttcttcttgggagcCTCCATCCTAGGATCGTCAAAGAAGCTGTTGTTGCCCTCGGGCGAGTGGTCAAACAGCGACTCGTCTTGCTCTGCAAACTGTGGATGCCAGCCATTTGACGGGCAAGCCGACCTTCCAGAATCCCGATACTTCAGGAGAGCATCATAGGTCCTGTCCAACAGAGGCTTCGCATACTCATTGCTGTCCATCTTTGTGGTGTCTTCATTGTCGAGCTTGCGAGAAACAGCTGTGTCGATGGCGTTCCGGCGTCGCTCACGCTCAGCACCGATGGCTCCAATTGGTCTCTGCACGGGGCGATTCGTTGGATCATGTATCTGCTGGTCCTGTTTGTCCAACTGATTTTGTGTCTGCTTTTGCGCTCCTTGGTCCAAAGGGGAAATTTTTGAAGGCACCGCCGGACGAGGGGTGTACTGCCCATCATAGTTGGACGGGAAGCCTGCTGGAAAGTACTCCATTGCCTTTTCGGGAGGAAGAGTATCGTGCACAGGGCCTTTTTTTGGGTCCTGGTCACTTGGTCGAAATGGGGTGCTCGAAGAAGATCGCCGCAAGTCGGGGGAGGCGCGCGACTGCTGGGCAGTTGAACCGTAATTCCCAGACAAATTGTGCTGAAGCAGCTGGCTCGGATGCTCTGCATCATGCCCCCTGATGTCTCCATCACGGAGAGCCATGTAGTTGACGCCAGCCTGAAAAGGCTGTCTGATGATGGAAGATTTAGTCTGGTGCCCGATTGGAAAGAGGGGACGGGCCGCGGAAGTTTCGTTTTGGCTTTCCAAACGGCCGATACGCgcagaagaggttgttggatCAAAACCATTCCGCTTGAACTGGCGCACGCCTGGAGGCCCTGCCGTCAGTGGCCGAGGGGGTCCGGATGAAGCAGTGGAAGGAAG
It contains:
- a CDS encoding uncharacterized protein (EggNog:ENOG503PF3A); the encoded protein is MDVASSCSKISMTAAADVEAKKQPTYTTVGSIYNPSAAAPIQAPTRRPRTRRFPQPPESPLGDPFDFTDPLRALLENSPPSPPTTAAVLKQYTPLQQNYDRALSPINEQEYLAMTMPPQFRRSEIPSPLSSTTSDIGFGRDRSTVNPAGLPSTASSGPPRPLTAGPPGVRQFKRNGFDPTTSSARIGRLESQNETSAARPLFPIGHQTKSSIIRQPFQAGVNYMALRDGDIRGHDAEHPSQLLQHNLSGNYGSTAQQSRASPDLRRSSSSTPFRPSDQDPKKGPVHDTLPPEKAMEYFPAGFPSNYDGQYTPRPAVPSKISPLDQGAQKQTQNQLDKQDQQIHDPTNRPVQRPIGAIGAERERRRNAIDTAVSRKLDNEDTTKMDSNEYAKPLLDRTYDALLKYRDSGRSACPSNGWHPQFAEQDESLFDHSPEGNNSFFDDPRMEAPKKKKVAKPTRKLGY